GGCACCTACGACATGAAGGGCGACGAGGCGGCTGACGCCGTCGAGACGGCCATCGACATTGGCTATCGCCACATCGACACGGCCCAGCACTACGACAACGAGGAGGCGGTCGGACGAGGGATTGCGCGGGCTGACGTCCCGCGCGAAGACCTGTTCGTCGCGACCAAAATCTGGCACGACGACCTCGGATACGACGACGTCATCGAGGGCGCACAGGAGAGCCTCGACCGACTCGGCCTCGATTACATCGACCTGCTGTACGTCCACTGGCCGGCGGGCGACTACGACGCAAAAGACACGCTCGCTGCGTTCGACGAACTGTACGAGGAGGGCGTCATCCGCCACGTCGGCGTCTCCAACTTCACGACCGACCTGCTCGACGAGGCACAGGAATACCTCGACGCGCCAATCTTCGCCCATCAGGTCGAGTGCCACCCGCTGCTCCAACAGCGTAACCTCCGCATCTACGCCGCTGGTCACGACATCGAGCTGGTCGCCTACTCGCCGATTGCTCGCAACGAAGTTGCAGAAAACGAGGACATCAAGGCCGTCGCCGAGAACTACGACGCGACGCCCGCCCAGATCAGTCTCGCGTGGCTGCTCGCGAACGGCATCGTCCCGATTCCGAAATCGAGCGACGAGGAACATCTGCGGGCGAACTACGAGAGTCTCGACATCGAACTCACGCAGGAGGACAAAGAGCGCCTCGACAACCTAGACGACGAAGAGCGCCTCATCGACCCGGACTTCGCCCCCTGGTAATTCGGTCAGACCGGTCAGACGTGCTTCGTCAGGCCGCCGTCTACCCGGAGATTCTGTCCGGTGACGTAACTCGATTCGTCTGAGACGAGGTACGCGACGGCGTCGGCGATTTCTTCTGTCCTCGCGGCGCGATTCATTGGAATCTGCGCGCGAGTTTCGTCATCGATTTCGTAACTGTCTGCGAACCCGGGGAGCACGGCGTTCATGCGGATTCCCTCGCTCGCGTAGCGGTCTGCGTAGAGTTTCGTGTAACTGCCGAGCGCCGCCCGAAGCACGGAGGAGACGGGGAACTCGGGACTCGGCTCGAACGCAGAGAAGGTGGAGATGTTGACGATTGCTCCGCCACTGTCCTGCTGGCGCATGATGGGCGTGACGAGGCGGGCCATTCGAACCGCGTTCAAGAAGACGAGTTCGAACCCTGTCTGCCAATCTTCGTCCGGAATCTCGCCGATGGGGCCTTTCGGCGGGTGGCCGGTGTTGTTCACCACGGCGTCGATGCGGCCGTAGGTGTCGCGGGCGGCCTCGACCAGCGCGGCGAGGTCGTCGGAGTCGGTCACCGACCCCTCGAAACCGACGCCGCCGAGGGCTTCTGCCACGTCGATTGCTCCACCGGACTTCGAGAGAAGAACGGGTGTATAGCCGTCTGCGGCCAATTTTCGGGCGCTCGCGGCACCGATACCGCTGCCCGCCGCGGTCACGATTGCAACTCTGGAAGCGTCCATACAGTACCCACAGTGGTACTGACTTTGTGGGTTCTGAAAGCGGAAGGGGTTCCCGGTGACGTTCAGTCGTCTGCGGGTGCGGGCACTTCGTGGTCGCTGATGGTCGCCTTCGGTAGGAGCGTCTTCTCGAAGTCGAACTCGTCGAGGGCCTTGCCTTCGCGAACCTTCGTCGGCCAGTCTGGGTTCGCCAGTGCGCTCGTGCCGAGGGTGATGAGCGCGGACCCTGACTCGATTACGTCGCGGGCGCTCGCCGGGTCGCCGAGGCCGCCGTTTGCAATGACTGGTGCGTCACCGTGCTCGACTGCCGCCTCAGCGAGCGTTGGGCCGTCGTCGGCAAACGTCGCTGCTGTCGCGTCGCCGTCGATCGTGTGGATGTAGTCTGCGCCGGTCTCACTGACCGCGCGGAAATAGACTTCGGCGTCGTCCT
This sequence is a window from Haladaptatus sp. QDMS2. Protein-coding genes within it:
- a CDS encoding aldo/keto reductase produces the protein MEDEPEMPRLGLGTYDMKGDEAADAVETAIDIGYRHIDTAQHYDNEEAVGRGIARADVPREDLFVATKIWHDDLGYDDVIEGAQESLDRLGLDYIDLLYVHWPAGDYDAKDTLAAFDELYEEGVIRHVGVSNFTTDLLDEAQEYLDAPIFAHQVECHPLLQQRNLRIYAAGHDIELVAYSPIARNEVAENEDIKAVAENYDATPAQISLAWLLANGIVPIPKSSDEEHLRANYESLDIELTQEDKERLDNLDDEERLIDPDFAPW
- a CDS encoding SDR family oxidoreductase, translating into MDASRVAIVTAAGSGIGAASARKLAADGYTPVLLSKSGGAIDVAEALGGVGFEGSVTDSDDLAALVEAARDTYGRIDAVVNNTGHPPKGPIGEIPDEDWQTGFELVFLNAVRMARLVTPIMRQQDSGGAIVNISTFSAFEPSPEFPVSSVLRAALGSYTKLYADRYASEGIRMNAVLPGFADSYEIDDETRAQIPMNRAARTEEIADAVAYLVSDESSYVTGQNLRVDGGLTKHV